The nucleotide window CTGGGGTGGGCACAGAAGCTGCAGGAGCCCTGACCCTGGTTGTACTGCTCAGCAGTGACTTGCTGGGCCTTGAACCTGGGCCTCCAGGGCCAGTGTGCGTCCCCCGCTCCCGGAGGCCGCCCGTGCTCCTCAGcggcatcccccccacccccaccgcctcCCCGCCAACCAGGGCCCCGGCAAGGATCTTTGTATGTTTCATCCCCCACCCGAATGCCAAGAACAAATGGGGTCAGTAAACATTCGTGGGATAAATGAGTGGATCTCATTCAACAGATGTTTGGGAAGCGCCTACCGCCAACCCATGAATGACCACGGCACCTTGCGCGATGCCTGGCCGGGGCTCCTCCAGTAACACTGGCccgcagaaggaaagaagtaagaCGGGGAGTGATAGAGAAGCGAGGGGGGGCCGCTGTCAGTGTGGTCCTTCTGGGCTCTGGATTCTGGCTGGAGGTCTGGAGCCACGGTCTAGACTCTGGAGTCCACGTCGTCAGTACTCAGTTCTGGGTTCTGAGCTCCACGCCCTAGGCTGTGGCTTTCGGGTCCGCCTCCAAGGCCCAGGTTCTGGGCTGTCTGTTCTGAGCTCTGGATTCCGAGGTCCAGGTTCCGGGCCCCAGGCTCAGAGTCCTCGCCCCAGGTTCTGGATTTGGGGGCGacgctcagtgctctgtgtttgGCCTCTGGCTCCTGAGTTCTGGGGTGCAGACTGTCTGGGTCTCTAAGCTCTGGACTCCAGGTTCTGGCCCGGGCTCTGGATTCGGGCCCGGCGGGTAGGCCCGTTTGCCAGAGGCCCTGCTGGGCTGCCGCGGTGCTCACGGCCTAGGATGTAAGCTGTCCAAGCGCAGAGACTCTTGCTTGTCTCGTGTGCCGTGtggtccccacccccagagcagtgcctggcgTCTCAGCGTTCATCGGGCACACGCGTGTGTGCACTTGGGTGCACGATCTGATAGACGCTCTCACCTGCAGTCAGGAGCCGGGGCGCAGGCCAGCAGGACCAGCCCTGCCCTCGCTGTGGCCACGGCTGCCAGGAGGGGAGGCGAGAACGCCATGAGCTGGGGAAGGGCTGGAAGGGGAGCTGCTGAGGGGGCCTGAGAGGGCCTGGGGCCCCTGCGCTTTGAGATGGGCCGGCAGTGCCCCCCCAGCTACACACCGGAGCTGTTCCTGCTTGCTCTGCTTCTCCACAGAAAGGACACGGGCAGGGTAGCAGTGGCACAGCAGGGGCAGAGGCGTCCTGAGGCAGAGTCCCAGGGATGCTCCCCCATCGCTCCCCCGTCTCTCCCCCGGCCCCGAGTGACCCCTGCCGGCACACGGTCTGGGGGTGAGGAGGATGGAAGGGGAGCCTCCTGGATAGGGGACTTGAGGGCTGCGGGGAGTGACCATCAAATACCATCAGGGATGCAGGGAGCAGAAATTATGATAATAAGGGTCAGGGACGGTGGCACACGTCATGGGGAGACGGTGTCATTCAAACGTGGCACAGAGATCTTGGTGATCAGAGTGATCTCTGGTTGGCGATATCATTAACCATACACCAGGAACATGGGGGGAGTGAGGATGTGATGGGAGCATTGGTGTCATGTATTCGATAACCAAGGGTAGAGGAGATATTGGTGGTCAGAGTCAGTGATGAGCCCCCCAGAGATCTTGGTGGTGTGTGATCTTCTAGGGATCAAAGGCATTGATGCTTAGAGAATCAAGTGATCAGAGACACAGGTGACTGGTGATACCCACGACCAGGGAGGTTGGCGATCGGGGTATAAGGGACATTGGTCGTCGGGGACTTGGAAGGTGAGAAGACCCAGCAGCCACCGAAGTAGGACACGATGATGAGCGCTGAGCAGTCAGGGTTATTAGTAACCAGTGTGACGGTGACCATGTTGGTAGTCAGAAAACTTGACGGTAAGAGTCCACGATCAGGGGCATTGGCCATCACGTACATGGTTGGCTAGAGATGTTGGTGATTGGAGAAAAGTGGCCAAGGACATTGCTAAGAAGACATCAGTGATGAGAAATTGTGTGCTTGGAGATGCTGATCCCATATGAGTGATCAGATCTGTCATTGATGAGAAAAATAGTGATCAGTGACACCGGTGATCATACTTGTTGATGACCTAGGACGTTAGAGACAGGGTGCAGTGGCGATCAGCACGCTGGTCATCAGGAAACATGGGTGATGAGAGGTCCCGGCGATCACAGACGTGGCGGTTATCGGATGTTAGCAACCAGACACACTGGATAGAAATACTGGTGACGAGGTGTGGAACGTTGGTGGTAAGAGATATTCATGATCAGACCTATTATTGGTGAGCACGGTCAGTCTCTGGAGACATTGGTGATCACATCTTGTGGATGTCAGTGATCAGACACATCACTGATCAGAGGGCATCGATGAACTATTGGTGATCACATGTTGGTGATCAATTGTTAGTAATCAGATGTCTGTGGTCACAGGCTCCAGTGATCAGACACGTCATTGATCAGGAATATCAGTCATGATGACTGTCTCCAATAACCAGTATCACTGATTAAAGAGGACAGCCGTCAATGACATGAGTGATCAAAGACACTGGTGACCAGGTTTGTCAATGAACGTGGAAGGAAGAGGACGGCATGGGGAGGGGGATCAGTCCTTGCTGGGTTCTGTGAGCCCTTAGGAAAAGGGTCAGAATGTGGGCTAAAGGCTGCAGAACCCGTAGCCTTCCTGAGCCTCCCCGGTATCCACCCAGCCAGGACCAGAATTCAGACGGGAGCAGTTTTCAGGGGAGGAGGGTCAGGACCTCAGACCCCGGCCAGACAGGGCCCCTCTCCTGTTCCAGGGGCCCTTCCATCCAAATCACCGGCTGCAGGACTGATTCGGTCTCAATGACCTCGGCAGCTGGGACCCAGGAGCCCCAGGAGCCCACAAGACAGGCCAGAGGCATTcacaaaaagtattttattactcTTAACAGTTTTCACTTTGAAGGAATAGGAAGATAGCATACAATTTTTacagacaatatataaatgttgTACATAATTAACAATAACTTAGTTCACTAATCCAAAATAAAAcaggccaaataaaacataagacCAGAAAATACTGCCGATTCTTTTTCTTATGCGGATACTAGTACAAAATAAGTTACTTCTGGCTGTGGTGCCCCCCATATTGCACTTGGACTATATCAGCACAACCCTCTTCCTGGGCCGGGTCCTTGCTGGCCACCGCACCCCGCCACTGCCGCATACAGAATCTAAGCTCGGACACAGTTATGTACAGCTGTACCTTGGGAAGGATCCAGACAGCCACAGCAAGGCAGAGCAGAACCCTGGCACCTCCCAGGACCCAGCAGGGTCGTGGCCTCTCGCTCGGTCCTGGCTCtgacccacccccagctcctgcctTCGCCACCTGCCAGGTCAGCCCCCTGGAAGCCACGACCAGCCGaggccccacccctggcccctggCTCCCCGTTCTAGGGCCGTGGGATCTGAGAACTTTTCCAAAAATAACTGCGAAGCTACAGCCTTGGTTTGTAGGTTTTATTCCTTTCCATAGCAAGGGCTTTCGTGGCAACGTACAATTGACTGGACccaaaaagagtttaaaaataaaacaactaacTCATCGGCGAGTTAAGCTtatgtaggttttttttgttttttttttaaaacattttcttcttttgtctcaGAGTTGGAGAGGAGGGGGTTTAGGGGTTAGCAGAAGGAGGATGTATGTACAGGGGTCCGCCGAGCAGAGGAGGTGGCTGTAGCTCAGACCCGTCTAGGGCGCACGGGTCaccccagcctcagcctcagaGGCCAGGGGAGCAATCGGAGACGCTTCCCCTCTCAAGAAAACGTTTCCTTCCTGTGACCCAGCCCCGGCCTGGGAATCTGCGCGGGACCGCCCGTGATTGTCTCTGCCCTCTGCGCCCGGCCTGGGTTCAGCGCTTTCAGAGAGGGAGCCAGTGGAGAGGGTGCAGGCCGAGGTCCCCGAAGACCTGCCCCCGGAGCCGGGCACGGGGAACGGTCAAGTGGCCCTTGGCGCCGAGGAAGCCCCGCGAACTTGGGGCAGCTCAGACCGCCCAAGTCTCCCAGTCCTCGTGAGAAACAAGAGCAAATAAATTACTTTTGCCTCTACTCCCTCCTCCTTCCACGACGCGGTTTCCTGCGTGGGTCCCTTGCCCCCAGTCTTCGTAAAGTTGTCCTTTCTGCTCGCCAAACAGTTATCCGTGGCGGAGGCCCCACCTGGGAGGCCGAGGCAGCCTCCCAGCCCAGGGAGCATCTTCACAGTGACGGCCGACGGGCCCACAGGTGAGGCAGCGTGGGGCTCCAGCTGGGCTGGCAGGGCAGCGTCAGTCTCCGGGGAGGGACGGGCAGCCGAGGGTCTGGTCCCTGCCCCCCGTCCCGGGAGCGCCTTCCTCGGCATCTGTCTGTCGGTCCGTGGGGGCGGTCCCTAGCCCATGGCGGTCACCATGCTGGATGGGTGGGGGTGGCCGAAGGAcaggctggaggaggggtggaTGGGCGTCGGGGTGGGCAAGATGTGTCCCGAGTGGCTGAAGGGCGGGAGGTGGCCCACAGGCGCCATGTGTCCGGCCAGGGCAGCCGCGCTGAAGGGGGAGGCCTTCTCCTGCATGCACTTGGACAGCTCCTCGAAGCACTCGGCCCCCTTCTTGTTCTTCTTGGACTTGTTGGACATCTTCCGGTTCCGAGTCTGGATGCCTTCCTTCTTCATGGTCAGCGGCCTGTTCACCTGGGGGCGACCACGGAGCTTTCAGGGGGTGGAGCTCCCTTCCCAGAGCAAGAAGCCCACCCCCAGCTcgcacggggcgggggggggcccACTTCCAAAGGCCCACCGCCCACCACCGTCTTCCCGCCAGCACCGCTGCCATCTTGAGAAAGGCGCCTTTCACTGCGTGGGGCTGCCCGGCAGCCTGCAGGGCGTTCGGCCCACGAGGTGCCAGCGCCACCCCCCAAAGCCCACCCCAAAGCCGAGATACCGCTGTCCTCGACCCACCGGCCccggcccctgcccctcccatcctcccagccagccagccagctcgCCCCCCTCGTGGGAAGCCCTTCTGGCGCTCGGGGCGGCTTCCCAAGCCAAGCCACGCTGGAGGCTGCCGCGCGAAGCGCAGCGGTCCCCCGGGAGGCGGGGCGGGCCGGGCGGGCGGACCTACATTGTGCAGCTTGTAGTAGAGGCCACAGGCGTTGCACACAGGGTCCCCGTTGGCGTTGCGGCGCCATAAGGTGGTGGTTGTCGTCTGACAATTTGCACAACAGGTGCCCGCTCTCCTGGCGGCCGActggaagggaaggggggaggggaggcgtggCGTCAGCAGGCTGGGCTCCCACGGCCCCCCCCACCTTCTCCCAGACCCTCGCGCCACCCCGGCCCCCGCCAGCTTAGCCCAGGAGCAGCAAATCTCACAGGGGAATCAAGGCATCTCAGAGCCGTGGAATTCTAGAATCGGAGACCTAAACCGTCACAGAACTTTAGAATAAAGGACTCTCTGAAGCCTGATCTCAGAATCAAAGGGGTTGCAAGAGCTGGAAGGAACACGTAGCCACCTCCCCCGATCACCAAACAATCTAAcgctacagatggggaaactgaggctctgagaaggggTCTTCTGGTTGAGAAGGCTGGCTAGGCCCCCTGGAGCACCTGGGTCTGGAGCCGCACTCCCAGAAAACCCATAATCCTGGGCGTGCCTGAACCCCTGAGGCCAGAGGAGGGGGCCCTGCAGCTGCCCAGGGCAGGGATGTGCAATGCTCAGGGAGTCGAGCTGCAGTGTCCAATGCAGTAGCCACTAGCCCTGTGGGGCCATTTAAGTTAAACTGAACTAGAATTTTAATTCAGTTGCTTCAACtgcaccagccacatttcaaaggATCACTAGTCCCAACACGAGCTAGAGGCAACCACAGTGGACGGGGCAGACCTGCAAAGTGTCCATCTTCACAGCTTTTATTGGACAATACCAGTCTGTGTGTCCAGCACCCCACACCCCAATCCTCGGAGTTCCAACTGCCCCCTAGCCCCTCAGGAAATGCAGGGCAGAGGTGACCTGGAAACGTCTGGTTTCTGGAGAAGGGAGCTAAAGGCTCCCAAGAGAAGAGGCAAGAGAGTTCTTTACCCCAGAAAGCAGAACGCCCTCTGCAAACCCACAAGAGCACTTCCCAGGGAACCGcgggcagcaggggtgggggtgggaggcggggagtggccccaggccccagcctggTCCAGAGGGGCCGGCCTGCAGccacgggggtggggaggggtgagggtgagTAAGCAGCCTGAAGCTGGAATTCTGACTCAGGGACCAAGCCCGCATCCTCCACCACCCGGGCCCTCACCCCGCCCTcgctccaggggaaaaaaaaaagggggcccCCGAAGCAGCAAGCGATTTAAGCCTCATAAATCACTTCGccctgaaaaaatatatttattattcttaGCATTTTACGCATTATTTGCAGAGTGGAGGGTATTAGAAGTTTCAAAACAGCCCAGCGAGAGGCAGGACTGAGCCGAGGAGAGACTGAAAACTGGCGGAGTCCGGAAACAGATACGCGAAGTTTCCTTATCTTTGGGCTGCAGATGTCCGGATAGGAAACTCCGGCAGGAGATCCGAaagggcatttttttaaaatcactcaaATGAAAATACACAGTATAGGTGACTccatggaaaaataataaagggcaggttttttttggtggttggtgtgtgtgttttatttaaataagcgTGAGGAGACTGTGTGGGGAAGCCAGGGAGAGCAGCCTGGGCTACAAGGAAAATTACTTCACGGCcctatttttaaaaggagtttAACAGAGGCCAGGGGACCGGACTTGGGCCCCTGGAAGCTCAACTTTGGGGGATCCCTGAAGGTACCAGGTGGGCTGCAGAGGGGAAATCTGGCCTGAAAGAAATCTCGCCTAAAAGCCGGGCAACCCCAACTGACACCCAAGTGATTTTAATGATGAGTTCAGGCGCCAGAGCACCTGTATTTGAAGGTTTGCTCTTTTTGTCATTAACCGTCAGCTCCCGCCCAGGCCGACgcccccagcccaggctgccTGGCAGCCCCCAGTCCAGGCTGCCCGCTCTTACCAGTCTCCGTTTGGGCTTGATGAGGGGCCGGTTCTGCCCGTTCATCTTGTGGTAGAGGCCGCAGGCGTTGCACAGGTAGTGCCCGGTGCCGTCCCGCCGCCAGAGAGGGGTAGCCGTGGCCCCGCAGTTGACACACTCCCGGCCTTCTGAAAGGGGACAGGGGGAGACACCAGCCTGTTCAACCGACAAAGTCATAGGAGGGGGCCGGCGGGCCAGCCAGGCTGCTTCAGGGTGGGACTTTTAGCTCCAGCCTGGCGGGAAGAGGGACcttggaggtgggaggtgggattcGGAGAGTAGCTTAAGGCAGGGGAATGGGGCGGGAGGGAGGAGCGTGGCCAGGGCCCCAGGGATCTTCAGCACTGCCGGCCCGGGAGACGGTATTTACAGCAAACTTCGCCGACGGCAGCAAGGGGGGGGGGCACGAGTCGCCAGCTCAAGCCGGCTGGGCCGGGAGGACTCGGCCCCCTTCCTAgtccctctcctcttctgtccCTGTCCTTTCCCCCCAGCGGCGTGCCCGCTCCCTGTCCTGTGTCCTCAGCCCCGTCTTTCTGTTCTCCGTCCCTCCGTCCACGGTCACTTCCTTCTCaatcccccacctccctgccttccGCCGAGGCCCTGGACCGGGGTGGAAGTTGCTgtcctttaaaatgaaataaataataagccCTTTCGTTTTTTGAGGCTGAGTAGGCTAAGTGACCTTGgtctggtggtggtggtattttgttttgttgttgttcaaggGCCATCTGGAATTCAGATAGAATGTAAAACAAATTTGGGAGAAAGAACTAATTAAAGGCAAGCGAGCTGGTCTGAGCAAAACAGGGCCCCGAGGTGGGACGGGAGTGGGCACTGGCGGCGGCAGGGTGGAGCCACACAGCTGCTGTTACCCCGGACATTTCTCCCCATTTAGTTTAAGCTGTCAGTCCATACGGGCAAGAAAAGGCGGTTTCTGGACTCAgcagcaaaagttttaaaaatcttcctcttCCCCGTCTCAAAGGGACTGGAAGGAGGTGTGGACAGCAGGAGCCCCACACCAGCCACAGCGGCGTCCGCTCTGCAGCCGCATTCCTGGACAACCCAGCCCGGTCCCAGCCAGTTCCCGAAGCAGAGGGGCAGAGGCACCTACAGCTCCTTCCCCTCACTCCAGCCCTCAGGGAGGGAGAGTGAAGGACGTGCCAGGGGGCAGGGAGCAGCATCGGGTCCCGGGAACTttgcctggggggtgggggtgaaatCTCCCAAGAAGATTGGGAGCCATCGAAATCCCAAGACCCGGACTGATGAAGTCGGAGATCCAGATTCCTTAAGGGTCTGGAGCCTCTGGGAAGGGCTGAGTGCACCCACAGCACGCACACACGCTCACAAACACATGTACACGCACGTATACACCGCCTCACTGCTCTCACCGGCATGTTGCATTCTCTCACATGCTAAGTCATGAGGCTGCTCGAATTTTCACTTAAGactcagggaggggaggggggattcCCGTTGTGTGTTCTGGTCGGGCAGTGGCCAACCTCGGAGGGGAGGGTGAGGAGTGGGGATGGGCAATAAACTTTGGGGCCACCAGGAACACTTAAGGGCAAAAGTTCTAGGGTCCCTTGTCCCCCGTTCTGGGGTCTCAAAGATCTGCTGGGGGCCATTAGAGAGGGACGTCACCCATCCCGGATCCAGGACACCGACACTGCCCCACCTCCCATATCACGGCCCCCTCCCCCGCAAAGCACAAACCGTCCCCACGTCTACTAGGTCCCCGGCCCTGCCTTTACCTGAGCACGAGCGTGCCTTGCTCCGCTGCTTAGGGGTGAAGCTGGAGGCCGGGCCACCCAGGAAGCCTCCGGGGTGGAAGAGCCCGCTGCTGTAGTCGTGGGCGGTGGCCGGCACATAGGAGGGGTAGGTCGGGATTGGGTGGTGTGTGGCAGGCTGGGTGCCCATGGCAGCCAGGCCTGGGCGCAGGGGACTGCCACTTTCCATCTTCATGCTCTCCGTCAGTGACACCTGGTATTTGACGCCGTCCTTGTCCTCCCCCCGGGCCGCAGCCCCCCCTGcggaggaggaggctggggaggcagcCCCAGTGGTGCTGGGGTCGGGAGACACTTCTTTGGGTGGCGTGGGTGGGAAGCCGAAGAGGTGGGAGCCCGAGTGGGCTgcagtgggggggagggaggccaCAGAGCTGCCAGTGCCTCCCCcgctcccaccccctgcccccgggTACACAGAGAGGGGGCCTCCGGGGCCTCCGGCAGCCGCGGGGTGCAGCGGCGTCTTGGAGAAGGGGCTCACGGTCCAGGGGTTGTGGTGATGTGCTGCAGCCGCGGAGAGGGCTGCTTTGCCCCCGTCCAGCCAGGGCAGCCCCGGGCTGTGCAACAAGTGTGGGCGGCACATCTGGCCTCCGGTCAGCCGGGCtgcggggggagggagaggggtcaGGGTGCACGAGGCTGCGCCGAGCCGGGACACGGACACACAGGGCCACAACTCCCCACAACCAAGTGACCCCTCcccaaagaaaaccagaaatgtaACACCCCAACCGGCAATAGTCAGGAATGTCCGTCCGGAGGGGAAGGACCAGTGGCACACAAGGACCCCCGAACAAGCCTGGAGGAAACCCTCACAGGCCAGCTGGAGACGGGCAGAAGCCCTACGGGGCCCAGACCCTCCCCAAGAGGCCGCTGCCCCGCTCCTTTCCCGGCCCGATTTCTCAGCTGCTCCGATTCCTGCGGATCCCACATCCGGGAAGCAGGCAGCCGGGCCTCGTCCCCTCCCGCGCCGGGCGCTCGGCGTCTGGGCTCCCAGTCACCCGCGGGCCCCGGCTCACCATGCGCGGGGCTGTAGGAGACGCGCGCCCGCGCGTGGGCCGGGTTGGCGTAGTACGGGTTGCCCTGCGAGTCGAGGTGGTTGAAGAAGACGTCCACCTCGTCGGGAGGCAGCAGCTGCGCGGGCTCCATGTAGCTGTGCGCCAGGCCCGGGTGGTGCGGGTCTGGGTGCTGAGCGTTCAGCACGGCGGGGTGCGCCATCCAGCGCGGCTGTTCCGGAGCCGCCTCCATGGCCGGCGGCGGAGGCCCGGGACCTGGGCGGAGGCGGTGGCGGCGTCCCTGCACGACGGAAGGGGGCGTGAGGGGCGCCCCCACGGCCCGACACCCCCAAAGCCCCGCCACACGGCGTCCCGCGCGCCGCTGCGCCCCAGCCGAGTTCAGCCGCAGACCGGTCCCGGCTGGGAGGAAAGCCCAAAGCTCAAAACGAAAGGAGAGTGGGGGAGCCGGCTCAGCCACGCACGCTCCCACGGTGACCCGGGTCCCGGAGCCACGCACCTGTGCGCACGGGGTCACACGCGGGGCCAAGCACCGACACCAGCGGCCCCAACAAACGCGCAGAGTCGCACTTCAGCCAGAcgctcaccgcccccccccccccgcctcgcACCAGCCCTGTACACAAACACATGAACACCGACTGGAAGTTGAAGACAGGCGCCCGAGCACCCACGGCGGCACACGATGCTAGCGACACGCACAGAACTACAGTTGGCGCTGACACGGACTGACCTCGCCTCCCCAAACACACACGCTGCCCCACGAGCCCAGAgccagcccacccccaccccccgcgcgCACTCCCCGGCGACACGAGCAGGACTTCTCACCGAGGCACACCAAAGCAGTCACCCGCAGCCTCGCCCGCAGGGCCCAGGCCCCCGCAGTGACCTCTCAGAGTCCGGCGCGCCCCAGGCCCCCGGCCCGCTCTCGAAGCCCAAACTTACACACGCAGCGCCGCGGGAGGGGGGCGCGGCCTCGGAGCGGGCAGCACGGGCGGGAGCCCGGGGGGCGGCGGGCTCAGGGACGGCGCGTCGGGCGGATGGCGGGGCTCACGGGGTGGGAGCGGGGGTCAGCGCGCGCCTCGGCCTCCGGCCCGCCCGGCTCCGGCCCCTCGGCATCCTCCGGCCGCCCTGGCGCCAGCTCGCGACTCCTGCACAGACATGAAGCGGGGGCCGCGCACGCCTAAGAAGCCCGCGCCAGCCAATCAGCGCCGCGCGCCGCCCAGCCTCCGCCCCCCATTGGCTGCGCCCGCAACTCCCGGTCCCCTGGACTCCCGGACGGACCCGCGGGCCTGCCCCCCTGCGCCTGCCCGCCTCCTCCCCGCGCCCTCCCGGCGGCCCCTGCTGCCGACGTTCCCCCCAGGACCCGCACCCCGCGGGCCGACTGTGCGCCCCCTCTTGCGGACACTCTTGGTTCCCCTAACCTCCGGGCCCTCTTCCCAGTAACTAACCTCCAACTGGGCCCCCTCCCCGGGAGCCTGGGCCGCGCACCCTCTGGGTGTTTGGGTGTCCTCTCCCCGGGACCCCAGCCCTACCACTCTCTCGGATCCCACCTCCTTTACCACTGAACGTGGCCATGGGAGTCCAACTACCTACCGACACCGTTCCCTGCCCCAATTGGGGCTCTGActaagcggggggtggggggtggggtgggaggactgCTGCGGGACAGCAGGATCGGTGAGGGGCAGGAACTACAGGGCCCCCGTGGGCACCTGGGCCTCGGACAAGAGGCCGCTTAGGACGGCCTGACCTGGTGGAGGTGGCCTGGCTGGCGGCTccggagagggggagggggcgtcCCCTTCCCGGGCGTGGCCTTCGCAGACCAACGGGCCGAACTGCCTGGGGCGAGGCCGTGCAGACCCGGACTGGCGCCGGCGCCGGCTCGAAGGAGACGCCTCCGGGCAGGAGGAGGCATTTTTTTCCTCGggaagggggggggggggtccctaaGGCGGCCcctggggagagggagatggTGGTCTGAGAACTCCGTCCCCTAAGTCACCTGGAACTGCTCTCCACAAGCCTCCAGTCCAGAGATCCGGCTCTGTGGGTGAAGTGGGCCGGGTGCACAAATCTCTTTGCTCTCTCCCATTGTATAGACGGAGGAGACCAAGGCTTGAAGGGAGCCTACGGCCCAGGAGGGGGGTCGGgaacaaaaaaaaatgggggtGATTAAGAGACAGGTGCGGGGGTAATGGGGAGTAATCGACatcctcagccccctcccctcgcTGTTCCACGGCTCTCGGGGGTAGAAGCCCAGAGGGATGCTAGGTGGGTCCGCAGCAGGGGGGAGGGCCGGGGCCCCGGCCACCcccgggagggtggggggaggggcggcgggATTGACAGTCGGTAATTGGGTAACTGGAGGCGGCTTCTCCGGCCGGGCAGCCCCGCCACCGCGACGCCGGGCCCCTGACGTCACCCGATTCGCCAGGAAATGAACTTTTTAATAATCTAAGGAGGGAGGAAAGCCCTCGGTCCCCTCGGCTCGGGGGGCACCAGGCCAGGCCCGGCTCCGCCGGCGCGCCCCCGTCACCCTCTCCCAGGCCAGCTCTGGGCAGCGCCAAGGGGGCGCGGGCTCGGGCTGGGggcctcctcctgcctctgcGTCCGGCTGTCCGTTCGTCTGTCCGAGGCCCTGGCGCAGGTAAAGGCGCGGGG belongs to Orcinus orca chromosome 10, mOrcOrc1.1, whole genome shotgun sequence and includes:
- the GATA2 gene encoding endothelial transcription factor GATA-2; the encoded protein is MEAAPEQPRWMAHPAVLNAQHPDPHHPGLAHSYMEPAQLLPPDEVDVFFNHLDSQGNPYYANPAHARARVSYSPAHARLTGGQMCRPHLLHSPGLPWLDGGKAALSAAAAHHHNPWTVSPFSKTPLHPAAAGGPGGPLSVYPGAGGGSGGGTGSSVASLPPTAAHSGSHLFGFPPTPPKEVSPDPSTTGAASPASSSAGGAAARGEDKDGVKYQVSLTESMKMESGSPLRPGLAAMGTQPATHHPIPTYPSYVPATAHDYSSGLFHPGGFLGGPASSFTPKQRSKARSCSEGRECVNCGATATPLWRRDGTGHYLCNACGLYHKMNGQNRPLIKPKRRLSAARRAGTCCANCQTTTTTLWRRNANGDPVCNACGLYYKLHNVNRPLTMKKEGIQTRNRKMSNKSKKNKKGAECFEELSKCMQEKASPFSAAALAGHMAPVGHLPPFSHSGHILPTPTPIHPSSSLSFGHPHPSSMVTAMG